TCTCTGCACGGTGAAAATATTGTGTTCTCGTGGCAGCAAAAACCTCGCAAATAAAGTCCAAATTAAATGCATAGCATCTAGCCTGTCCAGGGACGAATCACCGTTTTTGGAACTTGGTCGTCTCGGTTTTCCTACGGACAGCTATAGTCAAGTAGCATGAAACATATATATACAAGATACTTAAAAATCGACAGATAATTTGAAATGGACGAACTAATAATTAAGTACTTCAACCGCTCATCAGAGGAGATGACGTCGTCGTGGCACTAGGTGTCGGCATTGTTGGCGGCGTATGGTTGGCCCGTACCCGAGGCCTCGGCAACATCATCGTAGGCGCTGCACTTCTTGGTGATGGTCTTATGATGCTTGGATGGTGGGGCAGTGGCACCCTTGTGCCCCACCTTGCggcggcgctcctcctccagccTTGGAGGAGTCTCCGAAGACTTCTGAACCAAATGGTACGTCTCCTCAAGCCTCCGATCGTCAGCTTCATAATCACTAAGACACAGTGTCCACGATGAATCGGATGTGGCCGAATCAGTGTCCTCGACCGAATTGGATGACGAGCCGGGGGGACGGCAATGACCGAGGAGTCGCGCTTGGCATTAGCATGTGGTAAGCAGTTGGGGATCCTGCTGGCCTGTGCTGGACCATcttattggggggggggggggtgggggcgtCGCCTCCGCCGGTGAGGGAATGGACTCAGAATTTGGTATCTCTTCGACTTTTTGGACTTGTAGCGACGTAGCGCACGGCTCTGGCGGCGGCACTCGTACAAATAGGCAAGAGTGGAGAGGCGGGAAAGCAGcgaaagggcgggaagaagaagCGGGAAGGTGGCGGAACGGCGGAAaaaggaggcgggaagacagaaCAATATAATGGCGGGAACATGAGGTGATCCTTGTTAATGATATTGTGAAGGCGTGAACGATATGGTCAAACTACGAAGACGGATAAGTTGAAATAACCGTGTGCGATATTTCGCACACGATTAGTCATGAAAAAAATCGTGTGCGATATTCTATACAAGGAACACGGCTGCAGAATTCGGTAACGGCTTTAAAGTTGTTGTGTAACCGACGTGCATGTCACAACGCACACGGAATGCTACATCCGTGTGTGATGGGAGGGTGTAATTCGTTTCTTATTATTGATAACAAGGGATAATATTGCAGATATAGTAAAGTCTACAAAAGCCAATTGAAAACATATGTGTATGGAGCTCAGGGAAGATTACTTGTAAATTATCGTGACAAATTATTTGTAACAATTACATTAGGTGTAGGCTTGGCATCACTATCAGTCTGTGGTTCAATATTATTATTGTGTACGTCCTTTTCATCTGTCTTAACACTATCCATTTTCTTATGAGGGATGTTGATGATGTTGCTAAAAAGAGCCTCGCCTACATTCTTTTCCATGTGCATAACATAAACATTACGGGGAAGTTTTAGGTCCTTGGAGTGGGGGAGTGTAATGTTGATATGTTGATACCGTGCTAAAACTTTAGGATGTAAAAGCAACGGAGCAGATACATGTGTGTAAGGAAACGGGTGGTACAACTTTATTGCAAGCCATGGGCGCACATTATTACATGCACATACACAAACACACACATTACCCTTGAAAGTAGGTAGATCGAGCTGCAGCCCGCAAAGTGGGACCCCATCGTCCTTATTCACCACGTACAAACACACACATAGCCAGCTAGCATAGCATGCAGCTGGGGTTTAATTGGAACGTACATACGTGCTAGGATCTGCAGGTACGTACGTGTGGGATCGATGGGATAGAGTAGAGCTGCTAGCAAGGTGGATGGTTCATTCGGGCGCGACCCCGACGTAGGCGCCGATGGCGACGAGGCTATCCCCGGAGCTGCCGAAGAAGGCGACCGCGGCCGCATCATCCAGTGCACCGTTGTCCGGCAGCGGCACGCTAAAGGTCTTAGTCCCTGCAGATGGGTTGCGCCCGAACGTGTGCGAAGCCCCCTGGTTGGTGTCGAAATTGAGGAAGGTGATGCCATAGGTGTCGTAAGCGCCGGTGATGCTGCTCACGTACTCGCTTTGGTTCATGAAAATCTGCACCACATCACAAGCATGCAAAAACTAACTAAGTATACTTGTATAGTAGACAAGTAGAAAGGAAATTAATTAACGTACGGTATGCTCCTCTCCAGCTTTCTTGCCCCAGAGGGGGACACTAATGGCCTGGTCACTCTTGGTAAGGTAGGTGAAGGAGAAGCCATGGATGCGCTCGCTGCTGTGGATGGTGAAGCTCTCCAGCTTGCACGGATCGGCATCTGGCCTGATGTCCCGTGGTGCGCCGCTTTTGGCGCCCCACTTACCGACCTTGGCGGGCGAGCCTTTCACGTAGACGCCCAACGCCTTGAGGGTCACGTCTGAGCGGCCAAAGAAGGCGACCAACTCGCCTTTCCCCTGCGGCAGCGGCAAGCTGAACTCGCCTCCCTGCACCGGATACCCGTAGGTCTTGTGCTTGGTCGTGTTCGTTTCTAGCGTGAGCGATCCGATGCCCTCATTGTCGAAGGTGCCGCCCACGAGCTTGAGCTGCTCGCCTTCCCTCATTTCAATGGTGTTGGGATTCCCGCTGTTGCTGCCCCAGATGGCGCTCTTGACGCTGCTCCCCTGCTGGTCCACGTATTTGAAGGAGAAACCTTTGATGCCGCATACCCCAGGAGATTCGACGCTATAGATGGTGATGCTCTCTAGGCGTTGGGGCCTGCTTTCGGCGTTGATATCCTGAGGGGATCCGTCTGGTGCACCCCATGCACCAACCTTCATCACAACCTAAATGCATCACAAATTCATTAATCAACATCCTGCACATGCATTTCATTTCTCTATACATGTATACATCCATCCAACTCTAGCTAATTGATTCATTGGTATTTAAGCGTGCCATGTTTGTATATATAAAACAGCTACGGTAAAGAAAAAGAGGTTACATGCACATACTACCCATATTTCTTACCGCCATCTTTTTCTGGAGCTACTTCAACTGCAAGTCCAACTCTgaaatatatgtgtgtgtgagagTGTGTTGCGATGGATCGTATGATCAGGCATGGCCGCCTATTTATAGCGAGTTTGCGCCCAACAATGATACTATCTGCATGCTACAGTTGGCATCAATTAGTCACATAGGCTATTAATTGCATGGAGTGAGTAGGTCACTAATTAATAGCTTAGACTTATAGAGTCCGTTGGTTCAATGAATCCTAAGCCTATGACACCCCGCTACCGACTAGATCGTGATGGCGCGCGTTGTGGCGCCGGACCATTTTTTCAATAGATTGTTTGGATTTTCTTACAAATTTATATGGAGGCAACAAAAAGTATCACATTGTTACACCCCATCCATTCTGACAAAGCGACCATAGAAATATTTAAAAACATTGACGCTAGAAATATGTGAACttcttcacaaaaaaaatcaatTCATTGCGGTTATTATAGTTGAGAAATATTTCCGAATTCACAAGCTAGCTAGGTTAATCCAAGTTTTTTATCGTGTATTCACATCAATCACAGCCAACAAAAGAAGCACATAATTCTTGTGCGGCTTGATGATCCGGTGTCCTCCTCTTTTACACACCAACATGATCCAGTTGGAGCATGGGTGACCACACTGCTTGTTGGCCAGTGGTGATTGTACTATTCCAACTAATTTGTGGTGACGGATTGAGTCTGATGCATTCCCATGGCGCCTATCAAGCTACAGGTGGATGAACCGTGCTGATTGTACCGTTCCAATTAATTGGTGGTCACAAAATGAGTCAGATGCATTCCCATGACACCTATCAAGTTATAGTTGGATTTCTCGTGCTGCAATTAGGCCTTCCGTAATGCATTGTATCTTAGCGTGTTATCCTAGGTATGACTAGGATCTAAGAAACAACCATCCTAATGCATTGTTTCTTAGAGGTTGTATCTAAAATAAGTTGCATTAAATGTTTTGGGGCTAATACTTGCTTGTGATTGGGCTAGCATCTTTTTTTGCCTATGATCTCGTGCTAGAGCCGTATGTTATATAAGATACAACTACACTCTCTTTCTTCATTAACTATggtgccacataagcaaattgcCTATGATACCGCGCTAAGATACTCCCATTACGGAAGGCCTTAGTTGTTGGTTGCAAAATGAGTCACGTGCATTCCCGTTTACTTAGCCTATGAAGCTAGCTACAGCTGGATTAATTGATCATGGTGCCTCTACTATTCGAATTTATTGCTGGTCTAAAAGAGAGTCAAATACATTCCCATGGCCTTGTTCTTAGGTTTTGCATATTCTCAGTCAAGTTTCTTCTTCTCCGTGCGAAGCGATATGGTGGAAGCCATCATGTTTCTCCATCAGCATGATGATTTACGCTTGGTTGATGTTAGCGAGATGGGCTCACTGTTCGCGGAAGTTatcgttgcctctcattttcgaaATGCCGGGTCTAGGTTGCCGGACACATATTGAGGAATCGCAGCCCTCGCAgaacacactactagaaaaaaggctgttAGTGGCGCACATGTTTTGGATActtatggcgcactataggtgcgccactattatcacgccactactaataaatagtaatggcgcacgcaTGGTGCGTCtctgttaatatacataacagtggcgcatcACCTGATGTGCCATTACTAGGCCCACAAGTGCGCCACTGctgtgggttactaatggcgtATTTTTAGATAATGCGCCACTGAGGTGTTTATTTATGTGGGCCACTAAAATGcaatatggtgcgccactactatgaatattaggaattattttttttgcttttctgatatttgcacaggatacaaaatacattacaacacagaatataaacagcacaacatataaacaacagatttatcgaatacaataaaagattagtctccgaatacaattcatcatagtgatacatatataagtgatgtagaagtaagttatacatattctatacaatagtttcataaaatatcatgacatcatctcgaaaatagcgatacatagtgatgtagaagtaatcatcatagtcaatgagacatcatataacaaaagttggtcactagtcataaccacaactcctcctcatcatcatcgtcaactctaacacattgtagcacatcatcacatcatctcggaaatagctaataatcatcatagtcattaccgccaatactatttaatatcattttcgtcaatgagacatcatataacaaaagttggtcactagtcataatcacaactcctcatcatcatcatcatcaactctaacacatcgtagcacataataacacattgtacctaggacctactcctctgcttaggtagaatatcataaaacaagatagaccctgactctccattatggagaatggagatgatcttgtctccaattcttggcctatgcacaatgttgcttccgagtagctctctacgattgaccatacattttttccaatctttgattgtcatgacttcatcggttttagaaatccggtatggacaggagtgatgcagatacataggctgacctggccgtgctggtcgtatcatcataacatcaacgcgacctcttggtaacatcagatgaggcacacaatcttgcgggattttctgttgaaaaacatagtattagctttgtagctagcaatgtagtttagttttacaagaatttatgcaaaatatgcatggatgtcgtaatagtagaaaatcttaccatgcaatctccatgcatgttaccgtagttcaccacgtgcactagtggcacatattgaccataatgttggggagtttgctgataggtattgtaattctcaaaattattgataaatgcgacaagaAGATGTTTCaccttacaagttaattctgcttcatcattgtagtaataggttctgccTACCATTTTCCGttcattttttgaagaatgaaaataagatatcaatggaaataagttgtcaactatttttaaataaacaatataaattacttaataaatgtggtcgagaaactcacataatggtagaactggaggcgtacGCACATcgacgatattaccttcaatttcatcttccggacgaatatcaaaggtgataagcatattaggctcaaatgcataagccttgcatagtgctacccaagttttgcattcaaaaaaggagtaggtgtctacattgtacaattttacggcaaaagtataaccatgctcggtcctcaagtgaactatctttacctccatatttatttcagtactgaaaccaattttatccaacacataatgtcttgcatcgcaggggatacgctagtagaatagtaaaaaaataaaaattataagttgaagcaaaagaagtcatgcttaattacgaataaAGACTTGtcattgtgacttactgtatccactttgaagtcctcatccagcatgatgctgaagcgcctatcatcaactaggtaaggcgtgtcgcaaaggccgTGCTTATCTTGGTtgtattcgcacataacgaattCCTCTTCGTCGTCGGACATTTCCTAAAATAGAGAAAATTTGGGCAttgacatttactaaaaagtggacatatggagcgtctgaaatttgccgaaacggaaatgaatcaacattctgacaaaacataggccactcggatatagcAACAATGAACAAGTACAAGAGATGCTGTAAAATAGAGAATATTATGAACAACATCTCATGCCTAACCATATGGCAAAATTTCTTAtaccaaaacataggccactcggatatagcAACATTATAAGTCTCTTAACCCCTAGATGCATTGGTAGACCCTCATaccaaaattactgataaacACTACTACTATCTCCTATCCACATATATTACTTTAGATGGATTGAATAACCTTTGGAAAAACTTTAGGTGAAAATATTACTGTCTACTATAGAGATAGTAACTTAGACTAATAATTCTACGTAGTTGCACCATTCATCCATCCATCTAGCAAGCAACTAGCACCACTAATCCATCCATCAAGCAAATCATATACGGAGTACTACCTACCGTCAGCATACATCCATCTATCCACCAATCATGTGTGTAACTAGTAGTACAAACTATATTTACATTTCTGCCATATGAACACACCTATAATAAAATTATTTCTGCCATATCAACACAATACTATCAATACATCTATATGAAAATTTTGTCTGCCATTTCATCACAATACAATCAATACATCTATAGAACACATCATAGCAAATCAGAGGAGCTGCtcacaggagaaaaccacttccaAAAAATCAGAGCCGGGCCATGGGGAGGGGGGATGAGGGTGGGGCGCCGTTCGCCGGAGTGGGTCGCCGGAGGGGCCGGACCGGGCCAGGAGCTCGCGGCGAGGGAGGGATGGACCCGTGGGGAGGAAGGAGGCGTTGGGATCGGGCCGAGGGAGGGGTGGAGCCcgtggagagggaggaggagtcgGGTTTGGGCCGAGGGAAAGATCGCCTGAGATGGCCTCGGCGGCCGCGGCGACGGCGGTGGGGGGCGAACCCTAGAAGCAGCGAGCgacagaggagagagaggagcctGGTCGAGTGCGTGAGGAGCCCGGGTCGAGTGCGGGAGGAGCCTGGGGTCGGGTCGGTGGCATTTTGCATGTAATAAGAGCAAagattgttagtagtggcgcaccgtaggtgttgtgcgccattactagttaaaactagtaacggCGCACTTTCCCCTGGTTCACCACTGCTAAGTCTGGGAAGGGTGTGGGACGAGGACAAAAACTAGTAATGAGCACGGCACAacaggtgcgtcattagtaatatGGCAAATAATGGTGCACCTATATGTGATGCGCCACTgcaatatagcagtggcgcatcaCATACAtgatgcgccattaatgtccatattagctatatccgtttttctagtagtgacatGATCACCAGCGACACTAGCATAAGCTTGGGAATGCAGTGTCTCGAGGGATGGCAAACTTCATATATTGTCCGACGGAAGTTCCGGTGCAAGCACATGAGGCGAGTGTCAAAACCAGATTGCGAAGGGGCCAATGCATGTATGTTTATCTCTTAAGTTTCCTGATGATTGCAGTGGGCCACCCGCACTAGTACGAAATATCTTAGCAGTGGCCTGGCAATTTGGCCCTTAGTGGCCTGATTTAGAACCGCCACTGATTATGCGACAGGTAATGGCTACTGGTGGTGTGTGGGATCACACGCTACTGATAACAAGTTATTAGTTGTGTGCTTTCGTTTGCGCACGCCACTGATAAAACCAATTCTAGCAGCGTGACCGTACAACGCACGTCACAAATATCTATAGCAAGCGAGTGGCGAGCCATTTATGTCATACACCCTTGCAAGAtatatgaaaaacaaaaaaaatcatggaCGACGATTTGGTTGTCCTCTTAAATCTCCACGATGATGCACGGGAGGGAATCGCTCGGGTCGACGCCAGATTCCCTCCGGCTGGCGCTGCCTACTAGTGAGAGGGGTGTGACCCAGACCTCACGTCGCATAGCCGGGGACAAGTGCCATTTGCACATGCTTCGCTTGATTGCAGCGGTCCGTAATCTTGGATAACCCGACAAATAATCATATTTGAGAATACGAAATGAAGCAGCAGTAAGTGTTCCACTGATAATAAAAATGTTCATTTATGCTTATGTAATCATATTTTTGTTATTCTACCCAATTTACCTAAGGGCATCCCATTTATGGTATTTAGTATAGCAGTTACTTGATTTCCTAATTAATTGAaatccttgttagcactcttctcCGTGACTATGATACACTGCATACAAGAAGTGTCTAGGTGCACCAAACTCGCGTAATTCTTCTATGTTGCGGAACATGGTGGCCTGTTGGTAGAGAGGCACGTGAACATTTCATTAATGCACCATGTATACAATCTATAATGACAATTCATATCCCATGTTGCATGTTTGTTTTTGCCATGGCTTATTATTTGTCTTGGCACTATGGATTGCTTTTATTTACTGAATACATGGATGTGTATGTTGTCATTCCAAGCCAATTTGTGTATGTTAACCTTACTTTTTTTTATCTTAGTATATATGCGACTTTCAATATTTATTGACTAATATAAGGTTATATTTGTACAAGTATAATATATTTTATGTGCCCATATATATTATAAAATCCTAACTAGGTGACTATGATACACTGCATACAAGAAGTGTCTAGGTGCACCAAACTCGCGTAATTCTTCTATGTTGTGGAACATGGTGGCCTGTTGGTAGAGAGGCACGTGAACATATGCACCAAACTCACCTTCCTTTTTTATCTTAGTATATATGTGACTTTCAATATTTATTGACTAATATAATGTTATGTTTGTACAAGTATAATATATTTTATGTGTCCATATATATTATAAAATCCTATCAATTATCGTATAAATAGACGGGCACGGCAACGAGCCAGCAACCCTTGTTCCTTGCTCGCGCTTATGTGTATGCACGCTGCACCCAGACCAGTCAATCGGCTGGGTCTCTTCATATTGGACCTAGTCAATCGATCACCATGCACGCGCGCCCCATGGTTGGACGCATGCACCCAAGAAGCCCATCCAATCCCTTCTCTTCTAGCTATGCCCATTCATGCAGCCAGGCACGCCTTTGATAGGTAGGGTGGTTTCGCCGGTTCGCCTGCGGACTTTGATAGTTTTGGCCGTTTTTCCTATATGAGGACAATTTTTTAGATGGGTTCTTTTTACCGTCCCGTCTGAGGCTATCACAAGAGGCCCGGCGGCGTCCGAGGT
This Hordeum vulgare subsp. vulgare unplaced genomic scaffold, MorexV3_pseudomolecules_assembly, whole genome shotgun sequence DNA region includes the following protein-coding sequences:
- the LOC123418982 gene encoding uncharacterized protein LOC123418982, whose translation is MAVVMKVGAWGAPDGSPQDINAESRPQRLESITIYSVESPGVCGIKGFSFKYVDQQGSSVKSAIWGSNSGNPNTIEMREGEQLKLVGGTFDNEGIGSLTLETNTTKHKTYGYPVQGGEFSLPLPQGKGELVAFFGRSDVTLKALGVYVKGSPAKVGKWGAKSGAPRDIRPDADPCKLESFTIHSSERIHGFSFTYLTKSDQAISVPLWGKKAGEEHTIFMNQSEYVSSITGAYDTYGITFLNFDTNQGASHTFGRNPSAGTKTFSVPLPDNGALDDAAAVAFFGSSGDSLVAIGAYVGVAPE